A genomic region of Leptotrichia hofstadii contains the following coding sequences:
- a CDS encoding ATP-dependent helicase: MSSILDELNEEQRKAAEKIEGPVLILAGAGSGKTRTVTYRIAHMVKEIGISPLNILALTFTNKAAREMKERAAALIGHEANNLVVSTFHSFSVRLLKTYSERIGYGRNFNIYDVDDQKSIITKIKKDMGIKDNDNVQPGKLANRISKLKEQGIGIKELEREIDMRIPANRLFGEIYQKYDEVLKANNAMDFSDLLLNARKLLDDAFVLERIQERYQYIVVDEYQDTNDIQYEMINMIAAKYRNICVVGDEDQSIYAFRGANINNILNFERDYKEAFTVKLERNYRSTKKILDTANELIKNNKSSKGKTLWTDGSDGEKIKIYNAMTVYDEADFIVTEMKKKKRDGADYKDMTILYRTNAQSRVLEEKLLSANIPYKIYGGMQFFQRKEIKDILAYLSLLNNKNDNHNFYRIINVPKRSVGEKTLEKIQEVANEKNISMLEALHYIDEIPVRAATKLALKEFYNLMQGIYSSLEEMSIKEIFDEILIKTRYIDSIEDNKEDRVRNIEELLNSITEIEKQNPSMSLNEYLDMISLSSATDQMEDDENYVKLMTIHSSKGLEFDYVFLAGMEDGLFPSISFDAPEEELEEERRLCYVAITRAKKELFISYSSSRKIWGKDDNLRRPSRFIYEMKQDNLEYVGGKYGSLKGQSSSPRSFTPKIENFNPFSKDKLWTFSKKSGNSQDSSNVNSKYKVGDVVNHKKFGRGKIKKVDTKSMIVEFMVGEKKIALVLADKILEK, translated from the coding sequence ATGAGCAGTATTTTAGATGAATTAAATGAAGAGCAGAGAAAAGCTGCAGAAAAAATAGAAGGGCCTGTATTGATACTGGCTGGAGCGGGAAGCGGTAAAACACGGACAGTTACTTATAGAATTGCACACATGGTAAAAGAGATAGGGATTTCGCCGCTTAATATTCTGGCACTTACTTTTACGAATAAGGCGGCAAGAGAGATGAAGGAAAGGGCTGCGGCACTTATTGGACATGAGGCGAATAATCTTGTAGTTTCTACATTTCACTCGTTTTCGGTAAGACTGCTTAAAACTTATTCTGAAAGAATTGGATATGGGCGAAATTTTAATATTTATGATGTGGATGATCAGAAGTCAATTATTACAAAGATAAAAAAGGATATGGGAATTAAGGATAATGACAATGTTCAGCCAGGAAAACTTGCAAACAGAATCAGTAAATTGAAGGAACAGGGGATAGGAATTAAGGAGCTTGAACGTGAAATTGATATGAGGATTCCTGCAAACAGGCTTTTCGGCGAGATTTATCAGAAGTATGATGAAGTTTTGAAGGCAAATAATGCGATGGATTTTTCAGATTTGCTTTTGAATGCAAGAAAATTGCTGGATGATGCTTTTGTTCTCGAAAGAATTCAGGAAAGGTATCAGTATATTGTGGTGGACGAGTATCAGGATACCAATGATATTCAGTATGAAATGATTAATATGATTGCAGCAAAGTATCGAAACATCTGTGTCGTAGGGGATGAGGATCAGAGTATTTACGCATTTCGTGGAGCAAATATTAATAACATTCTGAATTTTGAGAGAGATTACAAGGAAGCATTTACGGTAAAACTGGAAAGAAATTACCGTTCTACAAAGAAAATACTGGATACAGCCAATGAGCTTATTAAAAATAATAAAAGTTCAAAAGGGAAAACACTTTGGACAGATGGCTCAGATGGAGAAAAAATCAAGATTTATAATGCAATGACTGTTTATGATGAAGCAGATTTCATTGTGACAGAGATGAAAAAAAAGAAAAGAGATGGTGCCGATTACAAGGATATGACGATTTTGTACAGGACAAATGCACAGTCAAGAGTTTTGGAGGAAAAACTGCTGTCTGCAAATATTCCATATAAAATTTATGGCGGAATGCAGTTCTTTCAACGTAAGGAAATAAAGGATATTTTAGCATACTTGAGTCTTTTAAATAATAAAAATGATAATCACAATTTTTATCGTATAATTAACGTTCCAAAACGTTCGGTGGGGGAAAAGACTCTTGAAAAAATACAGGAAGTTGCAAATGAAAAAAATATTTCGATGCTTGAAGCACTTCATTACATTGATGAAATTCCAGTAAGAGCAGCTACAAAACTAGCATTAAAGGAATTTTACAATTTAATGCAAGGCATTTACTCAAGCCTTGAAGAAATGTCAATTAAGGAAATATTTGATGAAATTCTTATAAAAACACGTTATATTGACTCAATTGAAGACAATAAGGAAGACAGGGTTAGAAATATTGAGGAATTGTTAAACAGTATTACTGAAATTGAAAAGCAAAATCCAAGCATGTCCTTGAATGAGTATCTTGATATGATTTCGTTAAGTTCAGCAACTGATCAAATGGAAGATGATGAAAATTATGTAAAACTTATGACAATTCACAGTTCAAAAGGGCTGGAATTTGATTATGTCTTTCTTGCGGGAATGGAAGATGGGCTATTTCCGTCAATTTCTTTTGACGCTCCTGAAGAAGAGCTGGAAGAAGAGCGTAGACTTTGCTATGTTGCGATAACCCGTGCTAAAAAAGAACTGTTTATTTCCTATTCTTCATCAAGAAAAATTTGGGGAAAAGATGATAATTTACGTCGTCCATCAAGATTTATCTACGAAATGAAGCAAGATAATCTAGAGTATGTGGGCGGAAAATACGGAAGCCTAAAAGGGCAATCTTCATCTCCAAGAAGTTTTACACCGAAAATAGAAAATTTTAATCCATTTTCTAAAGATAAATTATGGACATTTAGCAAAAAATCAGGTAATTCTCAAGATTCTTCAAATGTAAATTCAAAATATAAAGTTGGGGATGTTGTTAATCACAAGAAATTTGGACGTGGAAAAATAAAAAAAGTGGATACAAAAAGCATGATTGTGGAATTTATGGTTGGAGAAAAGAAAATAGCATTGGTTTTGGCGGATAAAATTTTGGAAAAATAA
- the tpx gene encoding thiol peroxidase gives MKKILLLGAAAVVLAACGNKPKTQNETGKAGQDAEYAQYLDTLKADNNLKITMGKVPVTIVGKELKVGDKIREVPLVVNTKLEEKNIFEDKNIKVIYTAPSLDTKVCSLQTKQLNEAAKTHTNVKFYSVTVDTPFAQERFCTANEINGLKAVSDFKYHQFGIQNGFFIKEKGLLTRALMIVDENNNVKYIEYVSEEGKEADVDKALKFLENKLLKK, from the coding sequence ATGAAAAAAATATTATTATTAGGAGCAGCTGCAGTAGTTCTGGCTGCCTGTGGAAATAAGCCAAAAACACAAAATGAAACAGGAAAGGCAGGACAAGATGCCGAATATGCACAATATTTAGACACTTTGAAAGCTGATAATAATTTAAAAATCACAATGGGAAAAGTTCCTGTAACAATTGTTGGAAAAGAATTAAAAGTTGGAGATAAAATAAGGGAAGTGCCTTTAGTTGTAAATACGAAATTGGAAGAAAAAAATATTTTTGAAGATAAAAATATAAAAGTAATTTATACAGCACCGTCACTTGATACAAAAGTTTGTTCACTGCAGACAAAACAGTTAAATGAAGCTGCCAAAACTCACACAAACGTGAAATTTTACTCTGTGACAGTTGACACTCCATTTGCTCAGGAAAGATTCTGTACAGCCAATGAAATTAACGGATTAAAAGCGGTTTCTGACTTTAAATATCATCAATTTGGTATCCAAAATGGATTTTTCATAAAGGAAAAAGGGCTTTTAACAAGAGCATTGATGATAGTGGATGAAAATAATAATGTGAAATACATTGAATACGTGTCTGAGGAAGGAAAAGAGGCAGATGTCGATAAGGCATTGAAATTTTTGGAAAATAAGTTGCTAAAAAAATAA
- a CDS encoding thymidine kinase has translation MIQNSKIGTLEVVTGSMFSGKSEELIRRLRRAEYAKQKIVAFKHAIDNRYGEEGVFSHGNDSFRAYPVSDVSQMEEIMEKNVDAEVIGIDEVQFFGEKVVEFCKKYVEYGKRVIVAGLDMSFRAEPYEPVPELMSIADQVDKLHAICMVCGKTAYASQRLINGEPAYYDDPLVMVGANENYEARCRRHHIVRHRTDKKGKIYFVVGTEINVGKKFVEKMYEEQLFENKKVSTIVIKGQMEENEKSDLINLREKINLALIENDYIFVRITGGLLLKLEGSYSILDFMCEFRKNSEVIIVSKNKKGVLNQILLTVDLLKKSDLNLKEIVYKNGSSHAGEEKEENGVIEKISKITEVKYREL, from the coding sequence AGGAACTTATAAGAAGGCTTAGAAGGGCTGAGTATGCGAAGCAAAAAATTGTAGCATTTAAACATGCTATTGATAACAGATATGGGGAAGAGGGAGTATTTTCGCATGGGAATGACAGTTTTAGAGCTTATCCCGTGAGTGATGTTTCTCAAATGGAAGAAATTATGGAAAAAAATGTTGATGCGGAAGTAATTGGTATTGATGAAGTGCAGTTTTTTGGGGAAAAAGTTGTTGAGTTTTGTAAGAAGTATGTAGAATATGGGAAAAGAGTGATTGTCGCAGGGCTTGATATGAGCTTTAGGGCAGAACCTTATGAGCCGGTGCCAGAACTTATGAGCATTGCTGATCAGGTGGATAAGCTTCACGCAATTTGCATGGTTTGCGGAAAGACTGCTTATGCGAGCCAGCGTCTTATCAATGGGGAGCCTGCTTATTATGACGATCCGCTGGTTATGGTTGGTGCAAATGAAAATTATGAGGCAAGATGCCGAAGGCATCACATTGTAAGGCATAGAACTGATAAAAAAGGAAAAATATATTTTGTAGTTGGAACAGAAATTAACGTTGGCAAGAAATTTGTTGAAAAAATGTATGAAGAACAGCTGTTTGAAAATAAAAAAGTGTCAACAATAGTTATAAAAGGGCAAATGGAGGAAAATGAAAAAAGTGATTTAATAAATTTACGTGAAAAAATAAATTTGGCATTGATTGAAAACGACTATATCTTTGTCAGAATTACTGGCGGACTTTTGTTAAAACTGGAAGGAAGCTACAGTATTCTGGACTTTATGTGTGAATTTAGAAAAAATTCAGAAGTTATCATTGTTTCAAAAAATAAAAAAGGTGTACTTAACCAGATTTTATTAACAGTGGATTTACTAAAAAAATCGGATTTGAACTTGAAGGAAATTGTCTATAAGAATGGGAGTAGTCACGCTGGGGAAGAAAAGGAAGAAAATGGCGTTATTGAGAAAATATCGAAAATAACGGAAGTTAAATATAGAGAATTGTAA
- a CDS encoding alanine/glycine:cation symporter family protein, producing the protein MLEIIKNFNEFFWGVILIVLLVGTGVFYTFRLKFIQVREFKSGLKQLTSGFDLSGEKADNNGMSSFQALATAIAAQVGTGNLAGAATAIVSGGPGAIFWMWVSAFFGMATIYSEAVLSQIFKQKKDGEMTGGPAYYIETLFKGGKAAKFLAAFFAVSCILSLGFMGNAVQANSVGDAFHNAFHVPTVITGIFLAILSGFIFFGGVKRIASVTEKIVPIMAVLYVVICLFIIVLNIGNAGLAFKAIFVNAFSTKAVLGGFLGMGIKKAIRFGVARGLFSNEAGMGSTPHAHAIAKVKNPEDQGHVAIVTVFIDTFVILTLSALVILIADGKADGTGISLTQQAFHAVLGHFGVIFVAVALFFFAFSTIIGWYFFGEANVKYLFGKKALNIYRILVMICIIAGSLQKVDLVWELADMFNGLMVIPNLIALIGLHKLVVEVTKKDPLLQISD; encoded by the coding sequence ATGTTAGAAATTATTAAAAATTTTAATGAATTTTTTTGGGGAGTTATTTTAATTGTTTTGTTAGTTGGAACGGGAGTATTTTATACATTTCGACTAAAATTTATTCAAGTTAGGGAGTTTAAAAGCGGTTTGAAACAGTTGACGAGCGGATTTGACTTGAGCGGAGAAAAGGCGGATAATAATGGAATGTCGTCGTTTCAGGCTTTAGCAACGGCTATTGCGGCACAAGTTGGAACAGGGAATCTCGCAGGAGCGGCAACAGCAATTGTATCAGGAGGACCAGGGGCAATATTCTGGATGTGGGTAAGTGCATTTTTTGGAATGGCAACTATCTATTCAGAAGCTGTATTAAGTCAGATTTTCAAACAGAAAAAAGATGGAGAAATGACGGGAGGCCCAGCCTACTACATTGAAACATTATTTAAAGGAGGAAAAGCGGCCAAATTTCTGGCAGCATTCTTTGCGGTTTCATGCATACTGTCTTTAGGATTTATGGGAAATGCGGTTCAGGCAAATTCGGTAGGAGATGCTTTTCATAATGCTTTTCATGTTCCGACAGTTATAACAGGTATATTTTTGGCAATTTTATCTGGATTTATATTTTTTGGAGGAGTAAAAAGAATTGCTTCAGTTACTGAAAAAATAGTTCCTATTATGGCAGTTCTTTATGTTGTAATATGTCTGTTCATTATTGTGTTAAATATTGGAAATGCAGGTTTGGCATTTAAAGCAATTTTTGTGAATGCTTTTTCGACAAAGGCAGTTTTAGGTGGATTTTTAGGAATGGGAATAAAAAAAGCAATAAGATTTGGAGTGGCAAGAGGGCTATTTTCAAATGAGGCTGGAATGGGTTCAACTCCACATGCTCACGCAATTGCAAAGGTTAAAAATCCTGAAGATCAAGGGCATGTTGCAATTGTTACAGTTTTTATTGACACTTTTGTAATTTTGACATTATCGGCATTAGTAATTTTGATTGCAGATGGAAAAGCAGATGGAACTGGGATTTCATTGACACAACAGGCATTTCACGCAGTATTAGGTCATTTTGGAGTGATTTTTGTTGCAGTTGCATTATTCTTTTTTGCGTTTTCTACTATAATTGGATGGTATTTCTTTGGGGAAGCTAATGTGAAATATCTCTTTGGTAAAAAAGCGCTTAACATTTATAGAATTTTAGTAATGATTTGCATAATTGCCGGTTCACTTCAAAAAGTTGATTTAGTGTGGGAACTTGCGGATATGTTTAATGGACTTATGGTAATTCCAAATTTGATAGCATTGATTGGATTGCATAAATTGGTAGTCGAGGTTACGAAAAAGGATCCGTTGTTGCAGATTAGTGATTAA
- a CDS encoding nicotinate phosphoribosyltransferase produces MKNLILSTDSYKITHPFQYPENMTYMHDYIESRGGLYGYVKFFGLQYYLMGYLTKRITNEMIDEAKEICELHGLPFFEEGWRYIVERLDGKLPLRIRTVPEGSVVKNHNVLVTVESTDKNVPWIVGWVETLLLKIWYPITVATFSYKAKQIIKYFLEETSDNVESELKFKLHDFGYRGVSSEESAGIGGMAHLTNFYGTDTLNALVFARKYYNEKIAAYSVPASEHSTMTSWTQEYEKEAYENMLDKFPKGIVSIVLDSYNFFNAVENIIGKELREKILARDGMVTIRPDSGDAITNILFALESLEKNFGYTVNSKGYKVINKVRILQGDGINEDTIWDIYKSLKDNKYSAENVTLGCGGSLLQGNEKSSINRDTHKFAMKCSCIKIGNEVRDVYKNPVTDKGKVSKKGRLDLIKNKNGEFETVNISDLPENQYHEDSVMECVFENGKILKTYTFEEVRKNESLLYNPSLIREVSK; encoded by the coding sequence ATGAAAAATTTAATATTATCGACAGATTCTTATAAAATTACACATCCATTTCAGTATCCAGAAAATATGACGTATATGCACGATTATATCGAAAGCCGTGGTGGCTTATACGGATATGTAAAATTTTTTGGACTTCAATATTACTTAATGGGATATTTAACAAAAAGAATTACAAATGAAATGATAGATGAAGCTAAGGAAATTTGCGAATTGCATGGATTGCCATTTTTTGAAGAGGGATGGAGGTATATTGTAGAAAGACTGGACGGGAAATTGCCACTTAGAATTAGAACCGTTCCAGAAGGCAGTGTTGTAAAAAATCATAATGTGCTGGTTACAGTTGAATCAACTGACAAAAATGTGCCTTGGATTGTGGGCTGGGTGGAAACATTGCTGTTAAAAATATGGTATCCAATTACAGTTGCGACATTTTCATACAAGGCAAAACAGATTATAAAATACTTTTTAGAGGAAACAAGTGATAATGTGGAGTCAGAATTGAAGTTTAAATTGCATGATTTTGGTTATCGTGGTGTTTCCAGCGAGGAAAGTGCCGGAATTGGCGGAATGGCTCATCTTACAAATTTTTATGGAACAGATACCTTAAATGCACTTGTCTTTGCCCGTAAATATTATAATGAAAAAATAGCCGCTTACAGCGTGCCTGCTTCTGAACATAGCACAATGACTTCATGGACTCAGGAATATGAAAAAGAGGCATACGAAAATATGCTTGATAAATTTCCAAAAGGAATTGTTTCAATCGTTCTTGACAGCTATAATTTTTTTAATGCGGTAGAAAATATTATTGGAAAAGAGCTGCGTGAAAAAATATTGGCAAGAGATGGAATGGTTACAATACGTCCAGATAGCGGAGATGCAATTACAAATATTTTATTTGCACTCGAAAGTCTGGAGAAGAATTTTGGGTATACTGTAAACTCCAAAGGATATAAAGTGATTAACAAAGTCCGTATTTTACAAGGCGATGGAATTAATGAAGATACAATCTGGGATATTTATAAATCTTTAAAGGATAACAAATATTCTGCCGAAAATGTTACTTTGGGCTGTGGAGGATCGCTTTTGCAAGGAAATGAAAAATCTAGCATTAACAGGGATACTCATAAATTTGCCATGAAATGCAGCTGTATAAAAATTGGAAATGAAGTTAGAGATGTTTACAAAAATCCTGTTACAGATAAAGGAAAAGTCAGTAAAAAAGGACGGCTTGACTTGATAAAAAATAAAAATGGAGAATTTGAAACAGTAAATATTTCAGATTTACCTGAAAATCAATATCATGAAGATTCCGTAATGGAATGTGTTTTTGAAAATGGAAAAATTTTAAAAACATATACTTTTGAAGAAGTAAGAAAAAATGAAAGTTTATTGTATAATCCGAGTTTAATTAGAGAAGTATCAAAATAG